CGAGGGCGCCGAGCACGGTGTCCACCACCCGGTAGCCGGTCAGGGCGCGGGCGGCGACGGGGGCGGGGAATTCGGGATTGAGCACGCTGCCCTTCGGCGCGCTCACGTCGACGCAGCGATAGAGGCCGGCGTTGTTCGGCACATCTGGGTCGAGCACGCAGCGCACGGCGAGATAGGTGGCTGACTTGACGAAGGAGAGCGTGGAATTGATCGCGCCCTTCACCTGCGGCGCCGAGCCCTCGAAATCGACACCGATGTGATCGCCCTTGACCGTGATGGTCACATGGATCGAAATCTCGCTCTCGTCGAAACCGTCGCCGTCGATGTAGTCGGTGAAGGAATAGGCGCCATCGGGCCAGGCGGCGAAGGCCTTGCGCACGAGGCGCTCGCCATAATCGAGGAATTCGGCGAGGAATTTTTCCACCAGCGGAATGCCGTACTTCTCGGTGAGGCGCAGGAATTCGCGCTCACCAAGGGCACAGGTGGCAAGTTGCGCCTCAAGGTCGCCGATGACCAGATCGGGCAGGCGCACGTTCTTCGAGATGATGTCGAACAGGGTCTTGTTGCGCACGCCCTTGTCGAACAGCTTCAGGGGCGGAATGCGCAGCCCTTCCTGGAAGATCTCGGTGGAATCCGAGGCGTTGGAGCCCGGCACCCGGCCGCCCACGTCGCAATGGTGGCAGATCACCACGGCATAGCCGATGTGCTGCGCCCCGTCGAAGATGGGCTTGAACATGAAGATGTCCGGCAGGTGCATCCCGCCGTCATAGGGGTCGTTCAGGATGATGACGTCGCCGGGATTGAGGTCGTCGCCATAGTGGCGCTGGATGGCCTCCATGGCGTCCGGCACGGCACCGAGGTGCAGCGCCACGGTCTTGGCCTGGGCGAGGATGCGCCCCTGCGCGTCGCACATGGTGGCAGAATAATCCAGCACGTCGCGCACGATGGGCGAGCGGGCGGTGCGCATGACCGTGTAGGCCATGTCATCGACGATGGATTCGAACGCGCTCTTGAGCACCGCGAAGGTGACGGGATCGATGGTCTTGTCGGTCTGGTCGAGCATGGCGCGATCCCGTCAGGCGAGGGTGATCAGGAGATTGGCGTGGGCGTCGGCTTCCGCGGTGGCGCCGGGGGGCACCACGACGGTGCTGTCCGCCCCCTCGATGACAGCGGGGCCGACGATGCGCGCCGGGCAGCGCGTGCGCACATAGACCGGCGTGTCGATGTGACCCTGCTCCGCGCCGTAATAGACCTTGCGGATGCTTTCCGGCTCGCTCGAACCCTCCACCCGCGCATGGGCAGCCCGGAAGTCGATCTTGCCGGGCCGGAGGCCGCGCCCGATGACCCTCAGGCTCACCACCTCGATGGTGTCGGAGGAGGAGTAGCTGTAGATGGCCTCATAGGCCGCCTTGAAGGCCGCGTGCAGCGCATCCCGGTCCGCCAGATACGGCACGGAGAGGGACATTTCCTGGCCACGGAAGCGCATGTCCACCTCGCGCGTCACACTCATCAGGTGCTCGGCCACGGCCTCGCCGGCGAGGGCGGCGCGGGCATCGGCCTCCAGCGCGGCGAAGGCCGTCTCCGCCTCGGGCGGCTGGAAATCGGCGAGCTTCACGGCGAACGGGCGGATGAAATAGCGCTCCACATCGCCCGCCAGCATGCCCATGGCGGTGAACACGCCCGGCGAGGCCGGCACCAGCACGCGGGGCATGGAGAGGAGGCGCGCGATGTCCGCCGCATGCACCGGGCCCGAGCCGCCGATGGCGACCAGTGTGAAGTCGCGCGGATCGACGCCGCGCTCCACCGTCACCGCCCGGATGGCGCGGGCCATGTTGGCGTTCACCACGTCGCGCACGCCGCAGGCGGCATCCTCGGGGGTGAGATTGAACGGGTCGGCAAGATCGCGGGCGATGGCGGCGCGGGCCGCCTCCACCGAGAGCGCGCGGGAGCCGCCGGCGAGTTGGGCGGGCAGATAACCGAGCAAAAGGTTGGCGTCCGTCACCGTGGGCCGCGAACCGCCGCTGCCGTAGCAGGCGGGGCCGGGATCGGCGCCGGCCGAGACCGGCCCGACGCGCATCAGCCCGCCCTGGTCCACATAGGCGATGGAGCCGGCGCCGGAGCCCACCTCGGCCACGTCCACCGTGGGCACGCTCATCATGTAGCCGCCGGCCTTGATGAAGCGGCTGGGCGTGGAGATGCCGGCGCGGAACTCGTATTCGCTC
The nucleotide sequence above comes from Xanthobacter flavus. Encoded proteins:
- a CDS encoding hydantoinase B/oxoprolinase family protein, with the translated sequence MLDQTDKTIDPVTFAVLKSAFESIVDDMAYTVMRTARSPIVRDVLDYSATMCDAQGRILAQAKTVALHLGAVPDAMEAIQRHYGDDLNPGDVIILNDPYDGGMHLPDIFMFKPIFDGAQHIGYAVVICHHCDVGGRVPGSNASDSTEIFQEGLRIPPLKLFDKGVRNKTLFDIISKNVRLPDLVIGDLEAQLATCALGEREFLRLTEKYGIPLVEKFLAEFLDYGERLVRKAFAAWPDGAYSFTDYIDGDGFDESEISIHVTITVKGDHIGVDFEGSAPQVKGAINSTLSFVKSATYLAVRCVLDPDVPNNAGLYRCVDVSAPKGSVLNPEFPAPVAARALTGYRVVDTVLGALAGIVPERVCAAGEGGNTVVCLGGYDSETREPFIVVDMINGALGARATRDGIDAVTNPSQNMSNMPVEIMEATYPLMIEEYALRDDSCGAGRTRGGLGVVRQYRLLADEAVMQLRADRYAHAPYGLFGGKPGALSRNLLSEAGNFELLASKVTRNVTKGTVIRHEQAGGGGYGDPLTRPPEAVLEDVLDGKISPAYARDGFGVLVVDGAVDAQATAALRGAMAGTAS
- a CDS encoding hydantoinase/oxoprolinase family protein, which produces MGTLTGLERTSTGARIGVDIGGTFTDLVLADGRGAVFHRKVASTPAAPEEAVLEGVAAIIADARLTPAEVTEVVHGTTVGSNTLLQKVGAPTGLITTKGFRDVLEIGRLRTPSMFDLQWEKPVPLVARRHRKEVAERIAADGTILVPLDEAAVLEAAQELVDAGISSFAVCFLNSYRNPAHEQRAATLIAEHFPQVRVTSSISVLPEAKEYERTSTTVVNAYVRPVLEAYLTRLERGLADAGIDAPLLVCNSNGALASSGTAREKPVFFISSGRAAGVVGGSRLGEALDIKDLVVFDMGGTTASASLVQNGELTRVSEYEFRAGISTPSRFIKAGGYMMSVPTVDVAEVGSGAGSIAYVDQGGLMRVGPVSAGADPGPACYGSGGSRPTVTDANLLLGYLPAQLAGGSRALSVEAARAAIARDLADPFNLTPEDAACGVRDVVNANMARAIRAVTVERGVDPRDFTLVAIGGSGPVHAADIARLLSMPRVLVPASPGVFTAMGMLAGDVERYFIRPFAVKLADFQPPEAETAFAALEADARAALAGEAVAEHLMSVTREVDMRFRGQEMSLSVPYLADRDALHAAFKAAYEAIYSYSSSDTIEVVSLRVIGRGLRPGKIDFRAAHARVEGSSEPESIRKVYYGAEQGHIDTPVYVRTRCPARIVGPAVIEGADSTVVVPPGATAEADAHANLLITLA